In a single window of the Acidimicrobiia bacterium genome:
- a CDS encoding ABC transporter permease has translation MALPLYDSAQLRRPLITELQNLWRYRGLIGLLVGRELTVRYKRSALGVWWTLLNPLITTAIMWLVFGQIFGGRFGDTGDEPYVLYLLAGVLFMTFFSQALLATGAAITGSASILTKVYVPAEVFSFATSIAGGVNF, from the coding sequence GTGGCACTTCCCTTATACGACTCCGCCCAACTCCGTCGGCCCCTCATCACCGAATTACAGAACCTGTGGAGGTATCGCGGATTGATCGGGCTCCTCGTCGGTCGTGAGCTCACCGTCCGCTATAAACGCTCCGCCCTGGGAGTGTGGTGGACCCTCCTCAATCCCCTGATCACCACGGCCATCATGTGGCTGGTTTTCGGTCAGATCTTTGGAGGCCGCTTCGGCGATACGGGTGATGAGCCCTACGTCCTCTACCTTCTGGCCGGGGTCCTGTTCATGACCTTTTTCTCTCAGGCGCTCCTCGCCACCGGAGCGGCCATCACCGGGTCTGCATCGATCCTCACCAAGGTCTATGTCCCGGCCGAAGTGTTCTCGTTCGCGACGTCGATTGCAGGCGGGGTCAACTTT